One genomic window of Candidatus Rokuibacteriota bacterium includes the following:
- a CDS encoding FAD-dependent oxidoreductase — protein MSGAAVEWVPEPARRTPVAHTSEVLVVGGGPAGVCAAIGAARMGVRTLLVERDGFLGGSATGGMVASFMGFYWHEHRVTGGLAFEITHRLIEAGGATGFTPYLIAEASDHPIEGRTFPFDPEILKIVLDRMVEEAGVKVLSHSRVVEPLVEEGRVGGVIVEGRSQRKAIRGRVVVDASGDGLVAHKSGAELENKAQDPRSRQPMTLMVRVMDVDVPRFRALPREEKQRLVNLGIERGELFFKSLALVSSPAGHDGFLLMTRVTGRDGSDEEDLTAAEAEGRRQALSVIGYLRREVAGFERCRLVALAPWIGIRETWRVMGDYVLTKEDVLSGRQFPDAIAQGGGPMDVHHATGADLTLVVPPAPFSTPYRCLLPSGVEGLLVAGRCVSATREAMGALRHMGSAMALGHAAGVAAALAGQATVPPRRVDTDELRAVLRAQDAIVDSPLGDAAAGTAGGTR, from the coding sequence ATGTCAGGCGCCGCGGTCGAGTGGGTTCCCGAACCCGCGCGCCGGACGCCGGTCGCCCACACGAGCGAGGTGCTCGTCGTGGGGGGCGGACCCGCCGGCGTGTGCGCGGCCATCGGTGCCGCGCGCATGGGTGTGCGCACGCTGCTGGTCGAGCGTGACGGCTTCCTGGGAGGCAGCGCCACCGGGGGTATGGTGGCCAGCTTCATGGGGTTTTACTGGCACGAGCACCGCGTCACCGGGGGCCTCGCCTTCGAGATCACCCACCGGCTCATCGAGGCGGGCGGCGCCACCGGGTTCACGCCGTACCTCATCGCGGAAGCGAGCGACCATCCCATCGAGGGTCGGACCTTCCCATTCGATCCCGAGATCCTCAAGATCGTCCTCGACAGGATGGTCGAGGAGGCCGGGGTCAAGGTCCTCAGCCACAGCCGGGTGGTGGAGCCGCTCGTCGAGGAGGGCCGCGTGGGGGGCGTGATCGTCGAGGGACGCTCCCAGCGGAAGGCCATCCGTGGCCGCGTGGTGGTCGACGCCAGCGGCGACGGCCTCGTGGCGCACAAATCGGGTGCCGAGCTCGAAAACAAGGCCCAGGATCCCAGGAGCCGCCAGCCCATGACCTTGATGGTGCGGGTCATGGATGTGGATGTTCCGCGCTTCCGCGCGCTGCCCCGGGAGGAGAAGCAGCGGCTGGTGAACCTGGGCATCGAGCGGGGTGAGCTATTCTTCAAGAGCCTCGCGCTCGTCAGCTCGCCGGCCGGGCACGATGGTTTCCTCCTGATGACGCGGGTGACCGGGCGCGACGGGAGCGACGAGGAAGACCTCACGGCCGCGGAGGCGGAAGGCCGGCGCCAGGCCCTCTCGGTGATCGGCTACCTGAGGCGGGAAGTCGCCGGCTTCGAGCGGTGCCGGCTCGTCGCGCTCGCGCCATGGATCGGGATCCGTGAGACCTGGCGGGTGATGGGGGACTACGTCCTGACGAAGGAGGACGTCCTGAGTGGCCGCCAGTTCCCTGACGCGATCGCGCAGGGCGGGGGCCCGATGGACGTCCACCACGCCACGGGAGCCGACCTCACGCTCGTGGTGCCCCCCGCCCCGTTTTCGACGCCGTACCGCTGCCTCCTGCCGAGCGGTGTCGAAGGCTTGCTGGTGGCCGGACGGTGCGTGTCGGCCACCCGCGAGGCGATGGGCGCCCTCCGACACATGGGGTCGGCCATGGCGCTCGGGCACGCTGCCGGCGTGGCCGCGGCGCTCGCCGGCCAGGCGACGGTTCCACCGCGGCGCGTCGATACGGATGAGCTTCGCGCAGTGCTACGTGCCCAGGATGCGATCGTCGACTCACCGCTCGGCGACGCCGCCGCCGGGACGGCCGGGGGCACCCGCTAG
- a CDS encoding sugar ABC transporter permease has protein sequence MLRALSPYAWSAPVLLTMGAVLVGPWAYSLDLSFYSWSPLREAPPRFVGVANYLATLADPLFQQALATTLTLVVAAVALEFVLGFGAALLLMLPVRGKPFFQTVFLIPMMITPAVVGLVWRVLLHDELGLVNWALRSLGLPAVGWLSDPSVTLLTILLIEVWQHTPFVILVLGAGLATVPTELIEAARVDGAAPRQVLRHIMIPWLSAIIVVVLLFRMIFVLRTFDTIYALFRSGGPAQAGTTIGVYLYETLRVHWNLGQASAVSYLILLLTVLASAGFALRTWRRAAA, from the coding sequence ATGCTCCGCGCGCTGTCCCCCTACGCGTGGTCGGCACCGGTCCTCCTGACCATGGGGGCGGTGCTCGTCGGCCCCTGGGCCTACAGCCTCGACCTGAGCTTCTACTCGTGGAGCCCGCTCCGCGAAGCGCCTCCGCGCTTCGTCGGGGTCGCGAACTACCTGGCCACCCTCGCCGATCCGCTGTTCCAGCAGGCCCTCGCGACGACGCTCACCCTCGTTGTCGCGGCGGTGGCGCTGGAGTTCGTCCTGGGCTTCGGGGCCGCGCTCCTCCTCATGCTGCCGGTGCGCGGGAAGCCGTTCTTCCAGACCGTCTTCCTGATCCCGATGATGATCACCCCCGCCGTGGTCGGCCTCGTCTGGCGCGTCCTCCTCCACGACGAGCTGGGCCTGGTCAACTGGGCCCTGCGGAGCCTCGGGCTCCCGGCCGTCGGCTGGCTGTCCGACCCGAGCGTCACCTTGCTCACCATCCTCTTGATCGAGGTGTGGCAGCACACGCCGTTCGTGATCCTAGTCCTCGGCGCGGGCCTCGCCACCGTGCCCACCGAATTGATCGAGGCCGCGCGCGTCGACGGTGCCGCGCCGCGCCAGGTCCTCCGCCACATCATGATCCCGTGGCTCTCGGCGATAATCGTCGTCGTCCTCCTGTTCCGCATGATCTTCGTCCTGAGAACCTTCGATACGATCTACGCCCTGTTCCGCTCTGGCGGGCCCGCCCAGGCGGGGACGACGATCGGCGTGTACCTGTACGAAACGCTGCGGGTGCACTGGAACCTGGGACAGGCTTCGGCGGTGTCCTACCTGATCCTGCTCCTCACGGTGCTCGCCAGTGCCGGATTTGCGCTCCGGACGTGGCGCCGGGCGGCAGCTTGA
- a CDS encoding carbohydrate ABC transporter permease, whose translation MRLHPLAHAAVLGTLCAFTAFGLFPIVWIVLTSLKPPIDTFAVPPVFLFRPTIESYAQLFGGGRQLSELGLFLRNSLVIAGLSTVWAVVAASLSAYSLARLRFRGRGLLGFLIIATRMLPPIATAIPTFLLLNRLGLLDTHLGLIAVYSAINIPFAVWMLRGYMDDIPIELEEAAAIDGCTRLASLARIVLPLVAPGLAATTVYTFLLAWNEFALALFLTARHAATMPIFILNFVTDDGVQWGPMSAAATVMMALPVLFVLVARRYVVRGLLTGALKG comes from the coding sequence ATGCGCCTCCATCCACTGGCGCACGCCGCCGTCCTGGGGACCCTCTGCGCGTTCACCGCCTTCGGCCTCTTCCCGATCGTCTGGATCGTGCTGACCTCGCTGAAGCCGCCGATCGACACTTTCGCGGTGCCCCCGGTATTCCTCTTCCGTCCCACCATCGAGTCCTACGCCCAGCTCTTCGGAGGCGGCCGGCAGCTCAGCGAGCTGGGCCTGTTCCTCCGCAACAGCCTGGTCATCGCTGGCCTGAGCACCGTCTGGGCGGTCGTGGCAGCGAGCCTCTCGGCCTACTCGCTGGCCCGCCTGCGCTTCCGGGGCCGCGGGCTCCTGGGGTTCCTGATCATCGCCACCCGCATGCTCCCACCCATCGCCACCGCCATCCCGACGTTTCTTCTCCTCAATCGCCTTGGGCTCCTGGACACTCATCTGGGGCTGATCGCGGTGTACTCGGCGATCAACATCCCGTTCGCCGTGTGGATGCTGCGCGGGTACATGGACGACATCCCGATCGAGCTCGAGGAGGCAGCGGCCATCGATGGATGCACTCGCCTGGCGAGCCTGGCTCGCATCGTTCTGCCCCTGGTGGCCCCGGGCCTGGCCGCCACCACCGTGTACACGTTCCTCCTCGCCTGGAACGAGTTCGCGCTGGCGCTGTTCCTCACCGCGCGACACGCGGCGACGATGCCGATCTTCATCCTGAACTTCGTCACGGACGACGGCGTGCAGTGGGGGCCCATGTCGGCGGCGGCCACCGTGATGATGGCCCTGCCGGTGCTGTTCGTGCTCGTGGCCCGACGATACGTGGTCCGCGGCCTCCTGACCGGCGCATTGAAGGGGTAA
- a CDS encoding GAF domain-containing protein, producing the protein MAADRPAPRLANARAEQVEEPSQELRAAFEQQVATAQILRVISESPGNLQPVLDAIARSANRLCEGVFSALFRLEGETIQFSAHDGLAPEQLEAIRRVFPARASRDSMTGRAILDRQVVHIADVAGDPSYALMPLAREVGYRSFLSVPMSRGGVPVGAVSVARREPTPFTDRQIQLLETFADQAVIAIEGVRLFHEIREKSEALAALNATLEERVAAQVTQLERLGRLKRFFSPQLAELIVAGGAEDPLRTHRREVAVTFLDLRGFTAFAETAEPEEVMGVLREYHAEMGRLILAHEGTLERFTGDGMMIFFNDPVPVPNPGERAVRMALAMRERVAEMIAGWRRRGYELDLGIGIAQGYATIGAIGFEGRWDYGAIGTVTNLAARLCGEAKPGQILISRRLLATVDDLVLADALGDLTLKGFLKPVPAFNLLGLR; encoded by the coding sequence ATGGCCGCGGACCGACCGGCACCACGCTTGGCCAACGCGCGCGCGGAGCAGGTCGAGGAGCCCAGCCAGGAGCTCCGCGCCGCCTTCGAGCAGCAGGTCGCCACCGCGCAGATCCTGCGGGTCATCAGCGAGTCTCCGGGGAACCTCCAGCCCGTCCTCGACGCGATCGCCCGCAGCGCGAACCGGCTCTGCGAAGGAGTGTTCAGCGCCCTCTTCCGGCTCGAGGGCGAGACGATCCAGTTCAGCGCCCACGACGGCTTGGCGCCCGAGCAGCTCGAGGCGATCCGCCGCGTCTTCCCCGCACGGGCGAGCCGGGACAGCATGACCGGGCGGGCGATCCTCGATCGGCAGGTGGTCCATATCGCCGACGTCGCCGGGGACCCGAGCTACGCCTTGATGCCGCTCGCGCGAGAAGTCGGCTACCGGAGCTTCCTCTCGGTGCCGATGAGCCGCGGGGGTGTTCCCGTCGGCGCCGTCAGCGTCGCGCGCCGCGAGCCCACGCCGTTCACCGACCGGCAGATCCAGCTCCTCGAGACGTTCGCCGATCAGGCCGTCATCGCCATCGAGGGGGTGCGCCTCTTCCACGAGATCCGGGAGAAGAGCGAAGCCCTGGCCGCGCTCAACGCGACGCTGGAGGAGCGCGTCGCCGCCCAGGTGACCCAGCTCGAGCGACTGGGCCGCCTGAAGCGCTTCTTTTCCCCCCAGCTCGCCGAGCTGATCGTGGCGGGCGGCGCTGAAGACCCGCTGCGGACGCACCGCCGCGAGGTGGCGGTGACCTTCCTCGACCTCCGCGGGTTCACGGCCTTCGCGGAGACGGCCGAGCCCGAGGAGGTCATGGGCGTCCTCCGCGAGTATCACGCCGAGATGGGGCGGCTCATCCTGGCGCACGAGGGCACCCTGGAGCGGTTCACCGGTGACGGCATGATGATCTTCTTCAACGACCCCGTGCCGGTGCCGAACCCAGGCGAGCGCGCGGTGCGCATGGCCCTCGCAATGCGCGAGCGCGTCGCCGAGATGATCGCGGGCTGGCGCCGCCGCGGCTACGAGCTCGACCTCGGCATCGGCATCGCGCAGGGCTACGCGACGATCGGCGCCATCGGCTTCGAGGGGCGATGGGACTACGGCGCCATCGGGACCGTGACGAACCTGGCCGCCCGGCTGTGCGGCGAGGCGAAGCCGGGACAGATCCTGATCTCGCGCCGGCTCCTGGCCACGGTGGATGACCTGGTCCTGGCGGACGCCCTGGGGGACCTCACCCTCAAGGGTTTCCTCAAGCCGGTGCCCGCGTTCAATCTTCTCGGCCTCAGGTGA
- a CDS encoding winged helix-turn-helix transcriptional regulator, with the protein MVKYRGPLDSTFAALADPTRRAILERLARGEAPVTELAAPFEMSLPAISKHLPERAPPRRSRQGLERLP; encoded by the coding sequence ATGGTTAAGTATAGAGGCCCGCTCGACTCGACCTTCGCGGCCCTCGCCGACCCCACCCGGCGGGCGATCCTGGAGCGCCTCGCGCGGGGAGAGGCTCCCGTCACCGAGCTGGCCGCGCCCTTCGAGATGTCGCTGCCCGCTATCTCGAAGCATCTCCCCGAGCGCGCCCCTCCGCGACGATCACGACAAGGGCTGGAACGGCTGCCTTGA
- a CDS encoding VOC family protein translates to MANPFVHVELQTQDPAKARGFYKGLFSWELQDVPGMDYTMINVGPGTGGGIMKNPMPGTPSHWLAYVQVDDVTTSTAKAKSLGATVVMDKTEVPGFGWFSMIQDPTGAVLGLWQPRAKA, encoded by the coding sequence ATGGCGAACCCATTCGTGCACGTGGAGCTGCAGACGCAGGATCCTGCCAAGGCGAGAGGTTTCTACAAGGGGCTGTTCAGCTGGGAGCTTCAGGACGTCCCCGGCATGGACTACACCATGATCAACGTGGGGCCGGGCACCGGAGGCGGGATCATGAAGAATCCCATGCCCGGCACGCCGTCGCACTGGCTGGCGTATGTCCAGGTGGACGACGTGACGACGTCGACCGCGAAGGCCAAGTCTCTCGGCGCCACCGTGGTCATGGACAAGACCGAGGTCCCGGGCTTCGGCTGGTTCAGCATGATCCAGGATCCGACCGGCGCGGTGCTCGGTCTGTGGCAACCGCGCGCGAAGGCGTGA
- a CDS encoding VOC family protein, with protein MVTKAAAAKTPASKSAKVKPIPDGYHSATPYLIVDGAARAIDYYKRAFDAKELMRVPAPNDRIGHAEIKIGDSVIMLADEHPEMDARSPEHYGGSPISIMIYVEDVDAQFKQAIAAGGTEVRPVTDQFYGDRSGTLKDPFGHSWHLSTHKEDVSMEELNRRMAAMKK; from the coding sequence ATGGTGACCAAGGCCGCGGCAGCCAAGACACCGGCGAGCAAGAGCGCCAAGGTGAAGCCGATTCCCGACGGGTACCACTCGGCCACGCCGTACCTGATCGTCGACGGCGCCGCCCGCGCGATCGACTACTACAAGAGGGCTTTCGACGCGAAGGAGCTGATGCGCGTCCCGGCACCCAACGATCGCATCGGGCACGCCGAGATCAAGATCGGCGATTCGGTGATCATGCTGGCCGACGAGCACCCCGAGATGGACGCGCGGAGTCCCGAGCACTACGGCGGCTCGCCGATCAGCATCATGATCTATGTGGAGGACGTGGATGCGCAGTTCAAGCAAGCGATTGCGGCGGGCGGCACCGAGGTGCGGCCGGTGACGGACCAGTTCTACGGGGACCGCTCCGGCACCCTCAAGGATCCCTTCGGCCACAGCTGGCATCTCTCCACCCACAAGGAAGACGTGAGCATGGAGGAGTTGAACCGCCGCATGGCCGCGATGAAGAAGTAG
- a CDS encoding NAD-dependent epimerase/dehydratase family protein → MRVLVIGGTEFISLHLVRALLGRGHEVAVLNRGRRAERLPAGVRTIVADRKDHAALRAALAGETFGGVVDVAYAPTLGEDVVALLDALRGQPHVLFVSTARVYDHSLSIPYSETTPRGLYWGEYARHKIAGENALLERHRRDGLPVTIVRPTHVLGPLNTRHNETFFMDRIHRGRPVLVPGHGGWLRQFGHVEDLADALAAMLGDARTHGQAYNIMGEETITQVGFVELIAEVMGRPVTFRHFDPACLKGWDRPGPVFGQNLVYDCHAVHTTHKLRLDLGIRPRYTLRSGLAQTWDWYRATGLVEREGDFAFEDRLLATLGA, encoded by the coding sequence ATGCGCGTCCTCGTGATCGGCGGCACCGAGTTCATCAGCCTCCACCTCGTGCGCGCGCTCCTGGGCCGCGGTCACGAGGTCGCCGTGCTCAACCGCGGCCGCCGCGCGGAGCGACTGCCCGCCGGGGTCAGGACCATCGTCGCCGACCGGAAGGATCATGCGGCACTCCGCGCGGCCCTCGCGGGCGAGACGTTCGGCGGCGTGGTGGACGTCGCCTATGCCCCGACCCTGGGGGAGGACGTGGTGGCACTGCTCGACGCGCTCCGGGGCCAGCCGCACGTCCTCTTCGTCTCCACGGCGCGCGTCTACGACCACAGCTTGTCCATCCCCTACTCCGAGACCACGCCGCGGGGGCTCTACTGGGGTGAGTACGCGCGTCACAAGATCGCCGGCGAGAACGCCCTCCTCGAGCGCCACAGACGGGACGGGCTCCCCGTCACCATCGTCCGCCCCACGCATGTCCTCGGCCCGCTCAACACGCGCCACAACGAGACGTTCTTCATGGACCGGATCCACCGGGGACGCCCCGTGCTGGTCCCGGGGCACGGGGGCTGGCTCAGACAGTTCGGCCACGTGGAGGACCTGGCCGACGCCCTGGCGGCCATGCTGGGCGATGCGCGCACTCACGGCCAAGCCTACAACATCATGGGTGAGGAGACCATCACCCAGGTGGGGTTCGTGGAGCTGATCGCGGAGGTGATGGGACGCCCCGTGACCTTCCGCCACTTCGATCCGGCGTGCCTCAAGGGCTGGGACAGGCCGGGCCCGGTGTTCGGCCAGAACCTCGTCTACGATTGCCACGCCGTCCACACCACCCACAAGCTCAGGCTCGATCTCGGCATCCGCCCACGCTACACGCTCCGGTCAGGACTGGCGCAGACGTGGGACTGGTACCGTGCGACGGGCCTGGTGGAGCGGGAGGGGGACTTCGCCTTCGAGGACCGCCTCCTCGCCACGCTCGGGGCGTGA
- a CDS encoding DUF2459 domain-containing protein, with protein sequence MASLHSPRPGEPVRTVYVVGHGWHAGLVVARADIPDEAWPEHRDFPPARWLEVGWGDRAFYQSPGAGVGLALDAIFRSAGSVLHIAGFDAPPAAYFPGAEIVTIGLSPRGLEALARFVQASYAHDAAGRPLALGPGLYPLSRFYGAVGSYHLLNTCNNWTAAALRAAGCPITPAYAVTAGNLLLQATACGG encoded by the coding sequence GTGGCCAGCCTCCATTCGCCGCGCCCGGGGGAGCCCGTCAGGACCGTGTACGTGGTGGGGCATGGCTGGCACGCGGGGCTGGTCGTCGCGCGGGCGGACATCCCGGACGAGGCCTGGCCCGAGCACCGGGACTTTCCCCCGGCGCGCTGGCTCGAAGTCGGCTGGGGCGACCGGGCCTTCTACCAGTCGCCGGGGGCCGGCGTCGGGCTCGCGCTGGACGCCATCTTCCGCTCGGCCGGCAGCGTGCTCCACATCGCGGGTTTCGATGCGCCTCCGGCCGCGTACTTCCCGGGCGCCGAGATCGTCACGATCGGGCTCTCGCCCCGCGGGCTCGAGGCGCTGGCGCGGTTCGTCCAGGCCAGCTACGCGCACGATGCCGCCGGTCGCCCGCTCGCGCTCGGCCCGGGACTCTACCCGCTGAGCCGGTTCTACGGGGCGGTGGGGTCCTATCATCTCCTCAACACCTGCAACAACTGGACGGCGGCCGCCCTGCGCGCGGCGGGCTGCCCCATCACGCCCGCCTACGCGGTGACGGCGGGCAATCTCCTGCTCCAGGCCACGGCCTGCGGCGGCTGA
- a CDS encoding D-2-hydroxyacid dehydrogenase produces the protein MTAPTILVYHPEEAEAYARLIRLPRRRLTVVACSTPAEAESVIAEAEILYGWAVPVNLLARAARLRWIQCMGAGVERFLVPELSADVVITRAAGIFGPWMAEYALGWSLWVTQRVEAFRQHQRERRWLDEPPRRLHGATLCIVGLGDIGRAIARAARAFGMTVIGVTRTGRRVREASAVYRTGAMRRALARADFVVVTVPLTEGTRGLVGPREIAAMKPSAWLINIARGAVVDEGPLVQALSEHRIAGAILDVFEREPLPPEHPLWRLHNAVITPHISGPSTPDEIAAIFNDNLRRYLSRRPLRHVVDRARGY, from the coding sequence GTGACCGCGCCCACCATCCTCGTCTACCACCCGGAAGAGGCGGAGGCCTATGCGCGCCTCATCCGGCTGCCTCGGCGCCGGCTGACGGTTGTCGCCTGCTCCACGCCGGCGGAGGCGGAGTCGGTCATCGCCGAGGCCGAGATCCTCTACGGCTGGGCGGTGCCGGTGAACCTCCTGGCCAGGGCTGCGCGGCTCCGCTGGATCCAGTGCATGGGCGCGGGCGTGGAGCGCTTCCTGGTTCCCGAGCTGTCGGCGGACGTGGTCATCACCCGGGCCGCCGGGATCTTCGGGCCGTGGATGGCGGAGTACGCTCTGGGCTGGAGCCTCTGGGTCACCCAAAGGGTGGAGGCCTTCCGCCAGCACCAGCGTGAGCGCCGCTGGCTCGACGAGCCCCCGCGCCGGCTCCACGGCGCCACCCTCTGCATCGTCGGCCTTGGCGACATCGGGCGCGCCATCGCCCGCGCGGCCCGGGCCTTCGGCATGACGGTGATCGGCGTGACCCGGACCGGGCGCCGCGTGCGCGAGGCGAGCGCCGTCTACCGGACCGGTGCCATGCGCCGGGCGCTGGCGCGGGCCGACTTCGTGGTGGTGACCGTGCCGCTGACGGAGGGGACTCGCGGCCTCGTCGGCCCGCGGGAGATCGCCGCCATGAAGCCCTCGGCGTGGCTCATCAACATCGCCCGCGGCGCGGTCGTCGACGAGGGGCCGCTCGTGCAGGCGCTGAGCGAGCACCGGATCGCCGGGGCCATCCTCGACGTCTTCGAGCGCGAGCCGCTGCCGCCGGAGCACCCGCTGTGGCGCCTCCACAACGCGGTGATCACGCCGCACATCTCGGGCCCCAGCACGCCCGACGAGATCGCGGCGATCTTCAACGACAACCTCCGCCGCTACCTGTCGCGCCGCCCCCTCCGCCACGTCGTCGACCGAGCACGCGGGTACTGA
- a CDS encoding TRAP transporter large permease subunit — MSDPSLGLTMLGLIVVAIMMGFPTAFTLMGLGMVFGYLAFWNPGQHWYDNRVFDLIVQRTYGVMTNDTLLSVPLFVFMGYVMERAALVDRMFHSVQLAFRRVPASLAVTTLLVCAFWGIASGIVGAVVVLMGVIAMRPMLNAGYDVRLASGAITAGGTLGILIPPSVMLIVYAAVAGQSIVKLYAAAMLPGFFLTALYLAYILGWAIINPKIAPKLPPDQYRVAVPEWLRRLERGPSRRVIGGLVAAALRPAGLRVGYGAIVKNLLAVSVPLALTVGTFGATWWYVVIYNAPAAATTATAPAPRAAAVVAPPTTAPRADEPERPQELGAAESVTEPADAPATAEGPPEEMTSLADPASRSSGGKIPAHFHAWFWGLAAVSALLLAIYFWRMDGEQLEILKELVASVVPLGVLTAVVLAVILFGITTATESAAIGALGALYLAVMAKFLRQVLWWSLAGALVGIALGWWRGEEVVSLLVAASIGGTLAGTVGPGLWNLRTSRELRVNLQQSTFLTAKTTAMVCWLFVGSALFSAVFALHGGQGLIERWVLGMNLSPMGFMITAQAIIFLLGWPLEWTEIIVIFCPIFIPLLTHFQIDPILFGTMVAVNLQAAFLSPPVAMSAFYLKGVSPKHVTLNQIFAGMMPYMVIVLICLAFMYIWPGMTLWLPEFLYGN, encoded by the coding sequence GTGAGCGACCCGTCCCTCGGCCTGACGATGCTGGGTCTCATCGTGGTCGCCATCATGATGGGCTTCCCGACCGCCTTCACGCTGATGGGCCTGGGGATGGTCTTCGGCTACCTCGCGTTCTGGAACCCCGGCCAGCACTGGTACGACAACAGGGTCTTCGACCTGATCGTGCAGCGGACGTACGGGGTGATGACGAACGACACCCTGCTCTCGGTCCCGCTGTTCGTGTTCATGGGGTACGTCATGGAGCGGGCGGCGCTCGTGGACCGGATGTTCCACAGCGTGCAGCTCGCCTTCCGGCGGGTGCCGGCGTCGCTGGCGGTGACCACCCTCCTGGTGTGCGCGTTCTGGGGCATCGCCTCCGGCATCGTCGGCGCCGTCGTGGTGCTCATGGGCGTCATCGCCATGCGGCCGATGCTGAACGCCGGCTACGACGTGCGCCTGGCCTCCGGCGCGATCACGGCGGGCGGGACGCTCGGCATCCTCATCCCGCCGTCGGTGATGCTGATCGTCTACGCGGCCGTGGCCGGGCAGTCGATCGTGAAGCTCTACGCGGCGGCGATGCTGCCCGGCTTCTTCCTCACGGCGCTCTACCTCGCCTACATCCTCGGCTGGGCGATCATCAACCCCAAGATCGCCCCCAAGCTGCCGCCGGACCAGTACCGCGTCGCGGTGCCGGAGTGGCTGCGGCGTCTCGAGCGCGGCCCCTCCCGGCGGGTGATCGGCGGCCTCGTCGCCGCCGCGCTTCGGCCGGCCGGGCTGCGGGTGGGCTACGGCGCGATCGTCAAGAACCTGCTGGCGGTGTCGGTGCCGCTGGCCCTCACCGTCGGCACCTTCGGCGCCACCTGGTGGTACGTCGTCATCTACAATGCGCCCGCGGCCGCGACGACGGCGACGGCCCCCGCGCCGCGCGCCGCGGCCGTCGTTGCGCCGCCGACCACCGCGCCCCGCGCCGACGAGCCGGAGAGGCCACAGGAGCTGGGGGCGGCGGAATCCGTGACGGAGCCCGCTGATGCCCCGGCGACGGCGGAGGGGCCGCCAGAGGAGATGACCTCGCTGGCGGACCCGGCGAGCCGATCGTCGGGGGGCAAGATCCCGGCGCACTTCCACGCGTGGTTCTGGGGGCTCGCGGCGGTCTCTGCGCTCCTGCTCGCCATCTACTTCTGGCGCATGGACGGCGAGCAGCTCGAGATCCTGAAGGAGCTGGTGGCCTCCGTGGTGCCGCTCGGGGTGCTCACCGCCGTGGTGCTGGCGGTGATCCTCTTCGGCATCACGACGGCGACGGAGTCGGCGGCCATCGGCGCGCTCGGGGCGCTGTATCTCGCCGTGATGGCGAAGTTCCTGCGGCAGGTCCTGTGGTGGAGCCTCGCCGGGGCGCTCGTGGGGATCGCGCTCGGGTGGTGGCGGGGCGAGGAGGTCGTCTCGTTGCTGGTGGCGGCCTCCATCGGGGGGACGCTGGCGGGCACCGTCGGGCCGGGGCTGTGGAATCTCAGAACCTCTCGCGAGCTCCGGGTCAACCTGCAGCAGTCGACCTTCCTCACCGCCAAGACCACCGCGATGGTGTGCTGGCTCTTCGTGGGCTCAGCGCTCTTCTCCGCCGTCTTCGCCCTGCACGGCGGCCAGGGCCTGATCGAGCGCTGGGTGCTCGGCATGAACCTCTCACCGATGGGGTTCATGATCACGGCGCAGGCGATCATCTTCCTGCTGGGCTGGCCGCTGGAGTGGACGGAGATCATCGTGATCTTCTGCCCGATCTTCATCCCGCTGCTCACCCACTTCCAGATCGACCCGATCCTCTTCGGCACCATGGTGGCGGTGAATCTCCAGGCCGCGTTCCTCTCGCCCCCCGTGGCGATGTCCGCGTTCTACCTCAAGGGCGTCTCGCCGAAGCACGTGACGCTCAACCAGATCTTTGCCGGGATGATGCCGTACATGGTCATCGTCCTCATCTGCCTCGCGTTCATGTATATCTGGCCGGGCATGACGCTCTGGCTGCCGGAGTTCCTGTACGGGAACTGA